From one Variovorax sp. PBL-H6 genomic stretch:
- a CDS encoding oxidoreductase translates to MNSSPLRAGLVGFGFAGQTFHAPVLSAVPGLQLAAVASSRPHKVHEEWPDVDVVPDVAALLGRSDIDLVVVATPNAQHHPVAKAALGAGKHVVVDKPFTLDAAQARELASLAQRQGLLLSVYQNRRFDSDFLTLKALLASGELGRPVYLESHFDRFRPQVRERWREQPAPGAGLWVDLGSHLLDQAVRLFGRPDTLQLDTACLRDGALVEDYFHAVLRYESGSHAPLRVVLHATTLAAHAAPRYIVHGTRGSYVKRGVDPQEDALRAGRKPGGEGWGADGLDGELTLPSDAGQSRRRNVPTMAGNYMTYYAEVRDAILGKGENPVAPEQAVELMELLDLGRQSAAEGRAFPAR, encoded by the coding sequence ATGAACTCAAGCCCTTTGCGCGCCGGCCTGGTCGGTTTCGGTTTTGCCGGCCAGACTTTTCACGCGCCCGTGCTCTCGGCCGTGCCGGGCCTGCAATTGGCGGCAGTGGCCAGTTCCCGGCCGCACAAGGTGCACGAGGAATGGCCCGACGTCGACGTGGTGCCCGACGTGGCGGCGCTGTTGGGGCGTTCGGACATCGATCTGGTCGTGGTCGCGACGCCCAATGCGCAGCACCATCCGGTGGCCAAGGCCGCGCTGGGTGCGGGCAAGCACGTGGTGGTCGACAAGCCTTTCACCCTCGATGCGGCCCAGGCACGGGAGCTCGCGTCCTTGGCGCAACGGCAGGGCCTGCTGCTGTCGGTCTATCAGAACCGCCGCTTCGACTCGGACTTCCTGACGCTGAAGGCGCTGCTCGCCAGCGGCGAACTGGGCCGGCCGGTCTATCTCGAATCGCATTTCGACCGCTTCCGTCCCCAGGTGCGCGAGCGCTGGCGCGAGCAGCCGGCGCCGGGGGCCGGGCTCTGGGTGGACTTGGGTTCGCACCTGTTGGACCAGGCAGTGCGGCTCTTCGGGCGGCCTGACACGTTGCAGCTCGACACCGCCTGCCTGCGCGACGGGGCGCTCGTCGAGGACTACTTTCACGCCGTGCTGCGTTACGAGAGCGGCTCGCATGCGCCGCTGCGCGTGGTGCTGCACGCAACCACGCTGGCGGCCCATGCCGCTCCCCGCTACATCGTCCACGGCACGCGCGGCAGCTACGTCAAGCGCGGGGTCGATCCGCAGGAGGATGCCCTGCGTGCCGGTAGAAAGCCCGGCGGGGAAGGTTGGGGCGCCGACGGCCTCGATGGCGAGCTGACCTTGCCATCCGACGCCGGCCAATCCAGGCGGAGAAATGTGCCGACCATGGCCGGCAACTACATGACTTACTACGCTGAGGTGCGCGACGCGATCCTCGGCAAGGGCGAGAACCCCGTTGCGCCCGAGCAGGCGGTTGAACTCATGGAGCTTCTGGACCTCGGCCGCCAAAGCGCCGCCGAAGGCCGCGCCTTCCCGGCGCGCTGA
- a CDS encoding type B 50S ribosomal protein L31 — translation MAKEGIHPNYREVLFVDLSNGFKFVTRSCVNTKEMGKTDDGRELPLFKLDTSSESHPFYTGTQKSVDNMGGRVERFRNRFGKTGAAASK, via the coding sequence ATGGCTAAAGAAGGCATTCACCCGAACTACCGCGAGGTCCTGTTCGTCGATCTGTCGAACGGCTTCAAGTTCGTCACCCGTTCCTGCGTGAACACCAAGGAAATGGGCAAGACCGACGACGGCCGCGAGCTGCCGCTCTTCAAGCTCGACACCTCGAGCGAGTCGCACCCCTTCTACACGGGCACCCAGAAGTCGGTGGACAACATGGGCGGTCGCGTCGAGAGGTTCCGCAACCGTTTCGGCAAGACCGGCGCTGCTGCCTCCAAGTAA
- a CDS encoding MATE family efflux transporter: protein MSSERRVIARHAGTVLAGQMAVMAFGVTDTIVAGRYAEGALAALSVGSAIFVSVYVSLLGMLQALLPVWAELHGAQRTAEVGRSVRQSLYLCAFAIVLGMAILLFPAPLLRWAEVPHAMRADVEAYLQVLAFALAPALLFRVFSTLNQSLGQPQLVTWLQLASLAPKLALSIWFTFGGAGLPAMGLVGCAWATLAVNWTMLACAAWLLRSQSIFRDYRIWRRIEPPDWRHLRQFARLGIPAGLAVLVEVTSFTLMALFIARLGTAASAAHQIASNLTAVAYMVPLSIAIATSARVSFWLGAGDAALARRACVRGFQLALLGALLFAAAMALLRWRLAAIYSANPAVVALGATLLLATAAYHLADAVQTLCVFVLRCYRVTVTPLVLYCTLLWGVGLGGSYLLAYRGIGPWPAMQSPLAFWLMSALALAMAAALMLALLWSTLRRRR, encoded by the coding sequence TTGAGCAGCGAACGGCGCGTCATTGCACGCCACGCCGGGACGGTTCTGGCCGGCCAGATGGCCGTGATGGCCTTCGGCGTCACCGACACCATCGTCGCCGGCCGCTATGCCGAGGGCGCACTGGCGGCGCTGTCGGTGGGCTCGGCCATCTTCGTCAGCGTCTACGTCTCGCTGCTCGGGATGCTGCAGGCGCTGCTGCCGGTCTGGGCCGAACTGCACGGCGCGCAGCGCACCGCGGAAGTCGGCCGCTCCGTGCGCCAGTCGCTCTACCTGTGCGCCTTCGCAATCGTCCTGGGCATGGCGATCCTGCTCTTTCCCGCACCGCTGCTGCGCTGGGCCGAGGTGCCGCACGCCATGCGCGCCGACGTGGAAGCCTATCTCCAGGTCCTGGCCTTCGCGCTGGCCCCGGCGCTTCTGTTTCGGGTGTTCAGCACGCTCAACCAGAGCCTTGGCCAACCCCAGCTCGTGACCTGGCTCCAGCTGGCCTCGCTGGCGCCAAAGCTGGCCCTGTCGATCTGGTTCACCTTCGGCGGCGCCGGCCTGCCGGCCATGGGCCTGGTGGGCTGCGCTTGGGCCACGCTGGCAGTCAACTGGACCATGCTCGCGTGCGCGGCATGGCTGCTGCGCAGCCAGTCCATCTTCCGCGACTACCGCATCTGGCGCCGCATCGAGCCGCCTGACTGGCGCCACCTCAGGCAGTTCGCCCGGCTCGGCATTCCGGCGGGCCTCGCCGTGCTGGTGGAGGTCACCTCCTTTACTCTGATGGCGCTGTTCATCGCCCGTCTCGGCACCGCCGCCTCGGCGGCCCACCAGATTGCATCCAACCTCACGGCCGTCGCGTACATGGTGCCGCTGTCGATCGCCATCGCGACCAGCGCGCGCGTGAGCTTCTGGCTCGGCGCTGGCGATGCCGCACTGGCACGGCGCGCCTGTGTTCGCGGCTTTCAGCTGGCCCTTCTGGGCGCCCTGCTGTTCGCCGCGGCCATGGCGCTGCTGCGCTGGCGCCTGGCCGCCATCTACTCCGCCAATCCCGCAGTGGTGGCGCTGGGCGCCACACTGCTGCTGGCGACCGCCGCCTACCACCTGGCCGATGCTGTCCAGACGCTGTGCGTCTTCGTGCTGCGCTGCTACCGCGTCACGGTGACGCCGCTGGTGCTGTACTGCACGCTGCTCTGGGGCGTCGGGCTGGGCGGCAGCTACCTGCTGGCTTATCGCGGCATCGGTCCCTGGCCGGCGATGCAATCGCCACTGGCCTTCTGGCTCATGAGTGCGCTAGCCTTGGCGATGGCCGCGGCGCTGATGCTCGCGCTGCTGTGGTCGACGCTCAGGCGACGGCGCTGA
- the phoR gene encoding phosphate regulon sensor histidine kinase PhoR, which translates to MPFRIATFLIASVLGAAIVAAMAGLHFLWLGAWLGAVLWLGLDAWRAQRLLDVLRHDGSGLPSRGSGVWGEIAERIRKLLRAREQQTRQAEDRLQEFLAAIQASPNGVVLLDEQGRIEWCNQTAAGQFGIDAERDLLQHLSNLVRDPAFVAYLASWNYSRDVVIDAPSQIHGHRGHPVRLSVQVHPYAGNRRMLLTRDITSLEQAEAMRRDFVANVSHEIRTPLTVLAGFVETLQNLPLDAEERSRYLALMAQQSHRMETLVNDLLTLSRLEGSAAPPSNRWTRVRALMAQCEDEGRGLSNRLSPKGHKLSFMLEADSEIAGAATELQSAMSNLLSNAIRYTPGGGEVAVTWRVLPDGRGEYAVRDSGPGIAAEHIPRLTERFYRIDRSRSRETGGTGLGLAIVKHVAQRHGAELRIESVVGKGSRFALLFPVTRLRQATAVSAVA; encoded by the coding sequence ATGCCGTTTCGTATCGCAACTTTCCTGATCGCTTCCGTGCTCGGGGCCGCCATCGTCGCGGCAATGGCAGGGCTTCACTTTTTGTGGCTGGGCGCATGGCTGGGTGCGGTGCTGTGGCTCGGGCTCGACGCCTGGCGCGCCCAGCGGCTGCTGGACGTGCTGCGCCACGACGGCAGCGGCCTGCCGTCGCGTGGGTCGGGCGTGTGGGGCGAGATCGCCGAACGCATTCGCAAGCTGCTGCGCGCGCGCGAGCAGCAGACCCGGCAGGCCGAGGACCGCCTGCAGGAGTTCCTGGCCGCCATCCAGGCCTCGCCGAACGGTGTGGTGCTGCTCGATGAGCAGGGCCGCATCGAGTGGTGCAACCAGACCGCGGCCGGCCAGTTCGGCATCGATGCCGAGCGCGACCTCTTGCAGCATCTCTCGAATTTGGTGCGCGATCCTGCTTTCGTGGCCTACCTCGCTTCGTGGAACTACAGCCGCGACGTGGTCATCGACGCGCCGTCGCAAATCCACGGCCATCGCGGCCATCCGGTGCGGCTGTCGGTGCAGGTGCACCCGTACGCCGGCAATCGCCGCATGCTGCTGACGCGCGACATCACCTCGCTGGAGCAGGCCGAGGCCATGCGGCGCGACTTCGTTGCCAATGTCTCGCACGAGATCCGCACACCGCTCACGGTGCTCGCCGGCTTCGTCGAGACCTTGCAGAACCTGCCGCTGGACGCCGAGGAGCGATCTCGCTATCTGGCGCTCATGGCCCAGCAGTCGCACCGCATGGAGACGCTGGTCAACGACCTGCTCACGCTGTCGCGCCTGGAAGGCAGTGCGGCGCCGCCTTCCAACCGCTGGACCCGCGTGCGTGCGCTGATGGCGCAGTGCGAGGACGAGGGCCGCGGCCTGTCGAACCGGCTGAGCCCGAAGGGACACAAGCTGAGCTTCATGCTGGAAGCCGATTCCGAGATCGCCGGTGCGGCCACCGAGCTGCAGAGCGCCATGTCCAACCTGCTGAGCAATGCGATCCGCTACACGCCCGGCGGCGGCGAAGTGGCGGTGACCTGGCGGGTCCTGCCCGATGGCCGCGGCGAGTACGCGGTGCGCGACAGCGGCCCGGGCATCGCGGCGGAGCACATCCCGCGCCTCACCGAGCGCTTCTACCGCATCGATCGCAGCCGCTCGCGGGAGACCGGCGGCACCGGCCTGGGCCTGGCGATCGTGAAGCACGTGGCGCAGCGCCACGGCGCCGAGCTGCGCATCGAGAGCGTGGTGGGCAAGGGCTCGCGCTTTGCGTTGCTGTTCCCGGTCACGCGCTTGCGACAGGCTACTGCCGTCAGCGCCGTCGCCTGA
- the phoB gene encoding phosphate regulon transcriptional regulator PhoB gives MKKPRVLIVEDESSIAELIAVNLRHNGFEPIWAEDGAAAQREIDACLPDLVLLDWMLPGQSGLQLARQWRKDPRTKSMPILMLTARGDEPDKVAGLDAGADDYITKPFSTQEMLARIRAVLRRRAPEVVAERVEIGELALDTATHRVTWQGLPLKVGPTEFKLLGYLMQHAERVHSRSQLLDKVWGDHVYIEERTVDVHVKRLRESLGAAAPMVETVRGAGYRLTAQITV, from the coding sequence ATGAAGAAACCCCGCGTCCTGATCGTCGAAGACGAATCCTCGATTGCCGAGCTCATTGCCGTCAACCTGCGCCACAACGGCTTCGAGCCGATCTGGGCGGAGGACGGCGCGGCGGCGCAGCGCGAGATCGACGCCTGTCTGCCCGACCTGGTTCTGCTCGACTGGATGCTGCCGGGCCAGAGCGGCCTTCAATTGGCGCGACAGTGGCGCAAGGACCCGCGCACCAAGAGCATGCCGATCCTCATGCTGACGGCGCGCGGCGACGAACCTGACAAGGTCGCCGGATTGGACGCCGGGGCAGACGACTACATCACCAAGCCCTTCTCCACGCAGGAAATGCTGGCGCGTATCCGGGCCGTGCTGCGGCGCCGGGCGCCCGAGGTGGTGGCCGAGCGCGTCGAAATCGGCGAGCTGGCCCTCGATACGGCAACGCACCGCGTGACCTGGCAAGGCTTGCCGCTGAAGGTCGGGCCGACCGAGTTCAAGCTGCTGGGCTACCTGATGCAGCACGCCGAGCGTGTGCACAGCCGTTCCCAACTGCTGGACAAGGTGTGGGGCGATCACGTCTACATCGAGGAGCGCACGGTCGACGTGCACGTCAAACGCCTGCGCGAGTCGCTGGGCGCCGCAGCGCCGATGGTCGAGACCGTGCGCGGCGCCGGCTACAGACTCACGGCACAGATCACCGTGTGA
- the phoU gene encoding phosphate signaling complex protein PhoU, protein MTEKHLSSQFDSELNAVSSRVMELGGMVESQINQAVYALAQFDTDSANRVIETEIRVNAMEIEIDRELSSIIARRQPTARDLRLLIAISKTTANLERVGDEANKIARMVKKIIESGSARALPSTELRVAADLASGLLRKALDAFARLDTAAALSILKDDDLIDQEFDGFVRKLVTYMMEDPRTISASLDLLFLAKAIERIGDHAKNIAEFIIYIVKGADVRHTSMQEIESALQ, encoded by the coding sequence ATGACCGAGAAACATCTCTCCAGCCAGTTCGACAGCGAGCTGAACGCGGTCTCGTCGCGCGTCATGGAACTCGGCGGCATGGTCGAGTCCCAGATCAACCAGGCCGTGTATGCGTTGGCACAGTTCGACACGGACTCGGCCAATCGGGTGATCGAGACCGAGATCCGCGTCAACGCGATGGAGATCGAGATCGACCGCGAGTTGTCCTCGATCATCGCGCGGCGCCAGCCGACGGCGCGCGACCTGCGCCTCCTGATCGCCATCTCGAAGACCACCGCCAACCTCGAGCGCGTGGGGGACGAGGCCAACAAGATTGCGCGGATGGTGAAGAAGATCATCGAGAGCGGCTCGGCGCGGGCGCTGCCCTCCACCGAGCTGCGCGTTGCGGCCGACCTGGCCTCGGGCTTGCTGCGCAAGGCGCTCGACGCCTTTGCGCGTCTGGACACCGCCGCCGCGCTGTCGATCCTCAAGGACGACGACCTGATCGACCAGGAGTTCGACGGCTTCGTGCGCAAGCTGGTCACCTACATGATGGAAGACCCGCGCACCATCTCAGCCAGCCTCGACCTGCTGTTCCTGGCGAAGGCCATCGAGCGCATCGGCGATCATGCGAAGAACATCGCCGAGTTCATCATCTACATCGTCAAGGGCGCCGACGTGCGGCACACTTCGATGCAAGAGATCGAGTCGGCACTTCAATAG
- the pstB gene encoding phosphate ABC transporter ATP-binding protein PstB translates to MPSTIAVQPSPAKISVKNLNFYYGKFHALKGINLEIPENKVTAFIGPSGCGKSTLLRTFNRMFELYPEQRAEGVIALDGENLLTSRQDVALIRAKIGMVFQKPTPFPMSIYDNIAFGVKLFENLSASEMDDRVEWALKKAALWTEVRDKLQQSGSGLSGGQQQRLCIARGIAIKPEVLLLDEPCSALDPISTAKIEELIAELKNEYTVVIVTHNMQQAARCSDYTAYMYLGDLIEFGATEELFFKPRRKETEDYITGRFG, encoded by the coding sequence ATGCCATCCACCATCGCCGTACAGCCGTCTCCCGCGAAGATCTCGGTCAAGAACCTGAACTTCTACTACGGCAAGTTCCACGCGCTCAAGGGCATCAACCTCGAGATCCCCGAGAACAAGGTCACCGCCTTCATCGGCCCCTCGGGCTGTGGCAAGTCGACGCTGCTTCGCACGTTCAACCGCATGTTCGAGCTCTATCCGGAGCAGCGCGCCGAAGGCGTGATCGCGCTGGACGGCGAGAACCTGCTGACCTCCAGGCAGGACGTGGCGCTGATCCGCGCCAAGATCGGCATGGTGTTCCAGAAGCCGACGCCTTTCCCGATGTCGATCTACGACAACATCGCCTTCGGCGTGAAGCTGTTCGAGAACCTGAGCGCCTCCGAGATGGACGACCGTGTCGAGTGGGCGCTCAAGAAGGCCGCGCTCTGGACCGAGGTGCGCGACAAGCTGCAGCAGAGCGGCTCGGGCCTGTCCGGCGGCCAGCAGCAGCGGCTTTGCATTGCCCGCGGAATCGCGATCAAGCCCGAGGTGCTGCTGCTCGACGAGCCGTGCTCGGCGCTGGACCCGATCTCCACGGCCAAGATTGAGGAACTGATTGCCGAGCTGAAGAACGAATACACGGTGGTCATCGTGACCCACAACATGCAACAGGCGGCACGCTGCAGCGACTACACGGCGTACATGTACCTGGGCGACCTGATCGAGTTCGGCGCTACCGAAGAGCTTTTCTTCAAGCCCAGGCGCAAAGAGACCGAGGACTACATCACCGGCCGTTTCGGCTGA
- the pstA gene encoding phosphate ABC transporter permease PstA — translation MSTAERLLSAKALDETRAARFASRKRINIIALSLSMAAMAFGVFWLVWILWETLRLGVGGLAIATFTEMTPPPNEAGGIANAIFGSLAMVLLATFVGTPIGIMAGIYLAEYNPKGWLAGVTRFVNDILLSAPSIVIGLFVYAIAVAYFRSFSGLAGAMALALIVIPVVIRTTENMLQLVPAGLREAAYALGTPKWRVIMSITLRAARAGVVTGILLAVARIAGETAPLLFTALNNQFWTADMTQPMASLPVTIFKFAMSPYENWQQLAWAGVFLITVAVLALNILARVLTRNKH, via the coding sequence ATGAGTACAGCGGAACGACTGCTCAGCGCGAAGGCGCTCGACGAGACGCGCGCGGCCAGGTTCGCGAGCCGCAAGCGCATCAACATCATCGCGCTGTCGCTGTCGATGGCCGCGATGGCCTTCGGCGTGTTCTGGCTGGTCTGGATCTTGTGGGAAACGCTGCGCCTCGGCGTCGGCGGCCTGGCGATCGCCACCTTCACCGAGATGACGCCACCTCCGAACGAGGCCGGCGGTATCGCCAATGCGATCTTCGGCTCGCTGGCCATGGTGCTGCTGGCCACCTTCGTCGGCACGCCGATCGGCATCATGGCCGGCATCTACCTGGCGGAATACAACCCCAAGGGCTGGCTGGCGGGTGTCACGCGCTTTGTCAACGACATCCTGCTGTCGGCACCCTCGATCGTGATCGGCCTGTTCGTCTACGCGATTGCAGTGGCGTACTTCAGGTCCTTCTCGGGGCTGGCCGGGGCGATGGCACTGGCGCTGATCGTGATCCCGGTCGTGATCCGCACCACCGAGAACATGCTGCAGCTGGTCCCGGCCGGACTGCGCGAAGCCGCCTACGCGCTCGGCACGCCGAAGTGGCGGGTGATCATGAGCATCACGCTGCGTGCGGCGCGCGCCGGGGTGGTCACGGGCATCCTGCTGGCGGTGGCGCGTATTGCGGGGGAGACCGCGCCGCTGCTCTTCACCGCGCTCAACAACCAGTTCTGGACCGCCGACATGACGCAGCCGATGGCCAGCCTGCCGGTGACCATCTTCAAGTTCGCGATGAGCCCCTACGAGAACTGGCAGCAGCTGGCCTGGGCCGGTGTGTTCCTGATCACCGTCGCGGTGCTGGCGCTCAATATCCTCGCTCGCGTCCTGACGCGCAACAAACACTGA
- the pstC gene encoding phosphate ABC transporter permease subunit PstC, giving the protein MSTPLEHAPIPERPVSSSFPAAANPLELPPEGIRTNNSPPSARKPRTGATVDRLFGMAAKGAALLTLAMLIGILLSLFVGAWPAISKFGLGFLTSSVWDPVQNEYGGLVMIYGTLATSLIALVIAVPVSFGIALFLTEMSPAWLKRPLGTAIELLAAVPSIVYGMWGLLVFGPILSTYVQQPLQRLFDGVPYLGALVSGPPVGIGILSAGIILAIMIIPFIASVMRDVFEVTPPLLKESAYGLGSTTWEVVSRVVLPYTKAGVIGGIMLGLGRALGETMAVTFVIGNTNQLNSLSVFEAANSITSVLANEFAEAGAGLHQASLMYLGLVLFFITFVVLSLSKLLLQQMQKSEGKKS; this is encoded by the coding sequence ATGAGCACACCGCTCGAGCACGCGCCGATTCCGGAGCGACCTGTGTCATCCAGTTTTCCCGCTGCCGCAAACCCTCTTGAGCTGCCGCCCGAGGGCATACGCACAAACAACAGCCCGCCTTCCGCCAGGAAGCCGCGCACCGGCGCCACCGTCGATCGCCTGTTCGGGATGGCCGCCAAGGGAGCTGCGCTGCTGACGCTGGCGATGCTGATCGGCATTCTCTTGTCGCTCTTCGTAGGTGCCTGGCCCGCGATCTCCAAGTTCGGCCTCGGCTTTCTCACCAGCAGCGTGTGGGACCCGGTCCAGAACGAGTACGGCGGTCTGGTGATGATCTACGGCACGCTCGCCACTTCGCTGATTGCGCTGGTCATCGCAGTGCCGGTGAGCTTCGGTATCGCACTGTTCCTCACCGAGATGTCGCCGGCCTGGCTCAAGCGGCCGCTCGGCACTGCGATCGAACTGCTGGCCGCGGTGCCCTCGATCGTCTACGGCATGTGGGGCCTGCTGGTGTTCGGCCCGATCCTCTCGACCTACGTGCAGCAGCCGCTGCAGAGATTGTTCGATGGGGTGCCTTACCTGGGCGCACTGGTGTCCGGCCCACCGGTCGGCATCGGCATTCTGTCGGCCGGCATCATCCTGGCGATCATGATCATCCCCTTCATTGCCTCGGTGATGCGCGACGTGTTCGAAGTCACGCCGCCGCTGCTCAAGGAGTCGGCGTACGGCCTCGGCTCGACGACCTGGGAAGTGGTCTCCAGGGTGGTGCTGCCCTATACCAAGGCCGGCGTGATCGGCGGCATCATGCTGGGCCTCGGCCGTGCGCTGGGCGAGACCATGGCGGTCACTTTCGTGATCGGCAATACCAACCAGCTGAACTCGCTCTCGGTGTTCGAGGCGGCCAACAGCATCACCTCGGTGCTGGCCAACGAGTTCGCGGAAGCAGGTGCGGGCCTGCACCAGGCTTCGCTGATGTATCTCGGCCTGGTGCTGTTCTTCATCACCTTCGTGGTGCTGTCGCTGTCGAAGCTGCTGCTGCAGCAGATGCAGAAGAGCGAGGGCAAGAAGTCATGA
- the pstS gene encoding phosphate ABC transporter substrate-binding protein PstS, translated as MKTTFKFAAAGLFAAAMAHVPALAQDATGAGASFPAPLYSKWASDFNKATGAKINYQSVGSGAGIKQIDAKTVDFGASDMPLTDEDLKAKGLLQFPTVIGGVVPVVNVQGIKAGELKLSGQVLGDIYLGKITKWNDPAIKALNGSLALPDAAIAPVRRADGSGTTFLFTNYLSKANPDWKAKVGDGTAVNWPTGAGGKGNEGVAQFVSKLPNSIGYVEYAYVKQNKMTYAQMQNAAGKFVTPDDDAFKAAAAGADWSRTFYQVLTNQPGEQSWPITGATFILMHKTQDKPAQATTTLKFFDWAYKNGDKTAGDLDYVPMPDKVKGIIATAWGDIKDASGKPLAVSAK; from the coding sequence ATGAAAACGACGTTCAAGTTTGCAGCCGCCGGCCTGTTTGCCGCGGCAATGGCCCATGTCCCAGCCCTTGCCCAGGACGCCACGGGCGCAGGCGCAAGTTTCCCGGCGCCGCTGTACTCCAAGTGGGCCTCCGATTTCAACAAGGCGACCGGCGCGAAGATCAACTACCAGTCGGTGGGTTCCGGCGCCGGCATCAAGCAGATCGATGCCAAGACGGTGGATTTCGGCGCTTCCGACATGCCGCTGACCGACGAAGATCTCAAGGCCAAGGGCCTGCTGCAGTTCCCCACCGTCATCGGCGGCGTGGTTCCGGTGGTCAACGTTCAGGGAATCAAGGCGGGCGAGCTCAAGCTCAGTGGCCAGGTGCTCGGCGACATCTACCTTGGCAAGATCACCAAGTGGAACGACCCGGCGATCAAGGCGCTGAACGGTTCGCTCGCGCTGCCCGACGCCGCGATCGCCCCGGTGCGCCGCGCCGATGGTTCCGGCACCACCTTCCTGTTCACCAACTACCTGAGCAAGGCCAACCCGGACTGGAAGGCCAAGGTCGGTGACGGCACTGCCGTGAACTGGCCCACTGGCGCGGGCGGCAAGGGCAACGAAGGCGTTGCGCAGTTCGTCAGCAAGCTGCCCAATTCGATCGGCTACGTCGAGTACGCCTACGTCAAGCAGAACAAGATGACCTATGCGCAGATGCAGAACGCTGCCGGCAAGTTCGTCACCCCGGACGATGACGCGTTCAAGGCGGCGGCCGCCGGTGCCGACTGGTCCAGGACTTTCTACCAGGTGCTGACCAACCAGCCCGGCGAGCAGTCGTGGCCCATCACGGGCGCGACCTTCATCCTGATGCACAAGACGCAGGACAAGCCGGCGCAGGCGACCACCACGCTCAAGTTCTTCGACTGGGCCTACAAGAATGGCGACAAGACCGCCGGCGACCTCGACTACGTGCCGATGCCTGACAAGGTGAAGGGCATCATCGCGACGGCCTGGGGTGACATCAAGGACGCGTCGGGCAAGCCCCTCGCGGTCAGCGCCAAGTAA